The Daucus carota subsp. sativus chromosome 2, DH1 v3.0, whole genome shotgun sequence genome includes a window with the following:
- the LOC108209695 gene encoding uncharacterized protein LOC108209695 isoform X1 codes for MRPVFNPRPNKQVMESNNKFQTNPTSLLPQMGLISPSNLNNNNFLNLPNNQFFPNGMLPLGQFPNGFVPQNFNMGMNQFNLPQLNGQILPQNLMNQGGGISFPNGQFFVQTPMQNMGQFVQMPMGLSAPFLQNQVRGPQNPAFNGNQQFGVLNFNGVSVQSNQQQNAANGNQQLQGNSPVQPPFGSVQSQQTQNLQPQVFNNQQGNPRNDSVINNVANNGRNSQSRNFGRHPRQDRSPGFGKSQNHHVQNGKGKFKNGRGAKSDLSCLNSTSRPIYKLQFPTLESYQNERKFGLPDPSNGTQVEKKKFLPLNYTEQEIKQWREARKRHYPSKSNIEKKSKKKMAESELADTEAKLRRQQLKEVLVKQAELGCEVAEIPSHYLSDSEKQVYGAEQNRAAFNKKGKFRNRPNRRGKRENDRFAKKQRLSNTDSTSTNEQNVSKQMQRTRNNNTSVVQKREPSLLQKLLSADIRRDRGRLLQVFRFMVMNSFFKYQPEKPLMFPTVIVRETEGEGKPLEQKHSHDEDDEEEGSESQVNEMEIVRNAECEVNEASAEAQEEEGEIVD; via the exons ATGCGCCCGGTCTTCAATCCTCGACCTAATAAG CAGGTCATGGAATCTAATAACAAGTTTCAGACAAACCCCACTAGTTTATTGCCTCAAATGGGTTTAATCAGCCCTTCAAATTTGAACAACAATAATTTCTTGAATCTTCCTAATAATCAGTTTTTCCCGAATGGTATGTTACCTTTAGGCCAGTTTCCGAATGGGTTTGTTcctcaaaattttaacatgGGTATGAATCAGTTTAATTTGCCTCAGTTAAATGGCCAGATTTTACCCCAAAATTTGATGAACCAGGGTGGGGGTATTAGTTTTCCAAATGGGCAGTTTTTTGTGCAGACTCCGATGCAAAATATGGGTCAATTTGTTCAAATGCCTATGGGGTTGAGTGCACcttttcttcaaaatcaagttaGGGGTCCCCAGAATCCAGCCTTTAACGGTAATCAACAGTTTGGGGTGTTGAATTTTAATGGAGTCTCAGTGCAAAGTAATCAACAGCAGAATGCAGCTAATGGTAATCAGCAGTTACAAGGCAACTCGCCTGTGCAGCCCCCTTTTGGTTCGGTTCAATCCCAGCAAACTCAGAATTTGCAGCCTCAGGTTTTTAATAACCAACAG GGCAATCCAAGAAACGATAGTGTCATTAACAATGTGGCTAACAATGGGAGAAATTCTCAAAGCAGGAACTTTGGAAGGCATCCAAGACAGGATAGATCACCAGG ATTTGGAAAGTCCCAGAACCATCACGTGCAAAATGGCAAAGGAAAATTCAAGAATGGACGTGGGGCAAAAT CAGACTTGTCATGTCTTAATAGTACGTCTCGGCCAATTTACAAGTTGCAGTTCCCTACTTTAGAAA GTTATCAAAATGAAAGGAAATTTGGTCTTCCTGATCCTAGCAATGGAACTCAGGTGGAGAAGAAAAA ATTTCTGCCTCTAAACTATACGGAACAAGAAATCAAGCAGTGGCGTGAAGCAAGGAAAAGACATTATCCATCAAAAAGCAATATAGAGAAG AAATCTAAGAAAAAGATGGCAGAGTCGGAGCTTGCTGATACAGAGGCCAAGTTAAGGCGTCAG CAACTGAAAGAAGTTTTGGTTAAACAAGCGGAGTTGGGGTGTGAGGTAGCAGAAATACCATCACATTATCTCTCTGACTCAGAGAAACAGGTTTACGGAGCAGAGCAAAATCGTGCAGCATTTAACAAGAAGGGAAAGTTCCGAAACAGGCCCAATAGAAGAGGAAAACGTGAAAATGACAGGTTTGCCAAGAAGCAAAGACTGTCAAACACCGATTCTACCAGTACGAATGAACAAAACGTCTCTAAACAAATGCAAAGAACAAGAAACAACAATACATCAGTTGTGCAGAAGAGGGAACCGAGTCTTCTACAAAAGCTCCTAAGTGCAGATATCCGGAGAGACAGAGGCCGCCTGTTACAGGTCTTTAGGTTTATGGTAATGAACTCGTTCTTTAAATACCAGCCGGAGAAGCCCTTGATGTTTCCAACCGTAATTGTTAGAGAAACCGAAGGCGAGGGCAAACCCTTGGAGCAAAAACATTCACATGACGAAGATGACGAGGAAGAAGGCTCTGAATCTCAAGTGAATGAAATGGAAATTGTGAGGAATGCAGAATGTGAGGTTAACGAGGCTTCTGCAGAAGCTCAGGAAGAAGAGGGAGAAATCGTTGACTAG
- the LOC108209695 gene encoding uncharacterized protein LOC108209695 isoform X3: MRPVFNPRPNKQVMESNNKFQTNPTSLLPQMGLISPSNLNNNNFLNLPNNQFFPNGMLPLGQFPNGFVPQNFNMGMNQFNLPQLNGQILPQNLMNQGGGISFPNGQFFVQTPMQNMGQFVQMPMGLSAPFLQNQVRGPQNPAFNGNQQFGVLNFNGVSVQSNQQQNAANGNQQLQGNSPVQPPFGSVQSQQTQNLQPQVFNNQQGNPRNDSVINNVANNGRNSQSRNFGRHPRQDRSPGFGKSQNHHVQNGKGKFKNGRGAKCYQNERKFGLPDPSNGTQVEKKKFLPLNYTEQEIKQWREARKRHYPSKSNIEKKSKKKMAESELADTEAKLRRQQLKEVLVKQAELGCEVAEIPSHYLSDSEKQVYGAEQNRAAFNKKGKFRNRPNRRGKRENDRFAKKQRLSNTDSTSTNEQNVSKQMQRTRNNNTSVVQKREPSLLQKLLSADIRRDRGRLLQVFRFMVMNSFFKYQPEKPLMFPTVIVRETEGEGKPLEQKHSHDEDDEEEGSESQVNEMEIVRNAECEVNEASAEAQEEEGEIVD, translated from the exons ATGCGCCCGGTCTTCAATCCTCGACCTAATAAG CAGGTCATGGAATCTAATAACAAGTTTCAGACAAACCCCACTAGTTTATTGCCTCAAATGGGTTTAATCAGCCCTTCAAATTTGAACAACAATAATTTCTTGAATCTTCCTAATAATCAGTTTTTCCCGAATGGTATGTTACCTTTAGGCCAGTTTCCGAATGGGTTTGTTcctcaaaattttaacatgGGTATGAATCAGTTTAATTTGCCTCAGTTAAATGGCCAGATTTTACCCCAAAATTTGATGAACCAGGGTGGGGGTATTAGTTTTCCAAATGGGCAGTTTTTTGTGCAGACTCCGATGCAAAATATGGGTCAATTTGTTCAAATGCCTATGGGGTTGAGTGCACcttttcttcaaaatcaagttaGGGGTCCCCAGAATCCAGCCTTTAACGGTAATCAACAGTTTGGGGTGTTGAATTTTAATGGAGTCTCAGTGCAAAGTAATCAACAGCAGAATGCAGCTAATGGTAATCAGCAGTTACAAGGCAACTCGCCTGTGCAGCCCCCTTTTGGTTCGGTTCAATCCCAGCAAACTCAGAATTTGCAGCCTCAGGTTTTTAATAACCAACAG GGCAATCCAAGAAACGATAGTGTCATTAACAATGTGGCTAACAATGGGAGAAATTCTCAAAGCAGGAACTTTGGAAGGCATCCAAGACAGGATAGATCACCAGG ATTTGGAAAGTCCCAGAACCATCACGTGCAAAATGGCAAAGGAAAATTCAAGAATGGACGTGGGGCAAAAT GTTATCAAAATGAAAGGAAATTTGGTCTTCCTGATCCTAGCAATGGAACTCAGGTGGAGAAGAAAAA ATTTCTGCCTCTAAACTATACGGAACAAGAAATCAAGCAGTGGCGTGAAGCAAGGAAAAGACATTATCCATCAAAAAGCAATATAGAGAAG AAATCTAAGAAAAAGATGGCAGAGTCGGAGCTTGCTGATACAGAGGCCAAGTTAAGGCGTCAG CAACTGAAAGAAGTTTTGGTTAAACAAGCGGAGTTGGGGTGTGAGGTAGCAGAAATACCATCACATTATCTCTCTGACTCAGAGAAACAGGTTTACGGAGCAGAGCAAAATCGTGCAGCATTTAACAAGAAGGGAAAGTTCCGAAACAGGCCCAATAGAAGAGGAAAACGTGAAAATGACAGGTTTGCCAAGAAGCAAAGACTGTCAAACACCGATTCTACCAGTACGAATGAACAAAACGTCTCTAAACAAATGCAAAGAACAAGAAACAACAATACATCAGTTGTGCAGAAGAGGGAACCGAGTCTTCTACAAAAGCTCCTAAGTGCAGATATCCGGAGAGACAGAGGCCGCCTGTTACAGGTCTTTAGGTTTATGGTAATGAACTCGTTCTTTAAATACCAGCCGGAGAAGCCCTTGATGTTTCCAACCGTAATTGTTAGAGAAACCGAAGGCGAGGGCAAACCCTTGGAGCAAAAACATTCACATGACGAAGATGACGAGGAAGAAGGCTCTGAATCTCAAGTGAATGAAATGGAAATTGTGAGGAATGCAGAATGTGAGGTTAACGAGGCTTCTGCAGAAGCTCAGGAAGAAGAGGGAGAAATCGTTGACTAG
- the LOC108209695 gene encoding uncharacterized protein LOC108209695 isoform X4, whose amino-acid sequence MRPVFNPRPNKVMESNNKFQTNPTSLLPQMGLISPSNLNNNNFLNLPNNQFFPNGMLPLGQFPNGFVPQNFNMGMNQFNLPQLNGQILPQNLMNQGGGISFPNGQFFVQTPMQNMGQFVQMPMGLSAPFLQNQVRGPQNPAFNGNQQFGVLNFNGVSVQSNQQQNAANGNQQLQGNSPVQPPFGSVQSQQTQNLQPQVFNNQQGNPRNDSVINNVANNGRNSQSRNFGRHPRQDRSPGFGKSQNHHVQNGKGKFKNGRGAKCYQNERKFGLPDPSNGTQVEKKKFLPLNYTEQEIKQWREARKRHYPSKSNIEKKSKKKMAESELADTEAKLRRQQLKEVLVKQAELGCEVAEIPSHYLSDSEKQVYGAEQNRAAFNKKGKFRNRPNRRGKRENDRFAKKQRLSNTDSTSTNEQNVSKQMQRTRNNNTSVVQKREPSLLQKLLSADIRRDRGRLLQVFRFMVMNSFFKYQPEKPLMFPTVIVRETEGEGKPLEQKHSHDEDDEEEGSESQVNEMEIVRNAECEVNEASAEAQEEEGEIVD is encoded by the exons ATGCGCCCGGTCTTCAATCCTCGACCTAATAAG GTCATGGAATCTAATAACAAGTTTCAGACAAACCCCACTAGTTTATTGCCTCAAATGGGTTTAATCAGCCCTTCAAATTTGAACAACAATAATTTCTTGAATCTTCCTAATAATCAGTTTTTCCCGAATGGTATGTTACCTTTAGGCCAGTTTCCGAATGGGTTTGTTcctcaaaattttaacatgGGTATGAATCAGTTTAATTTGCCTCAGTTAAATGGCCAGATTTTACCCCAAAATTTGATGAACCAGGGTGGGGGTATTAGTTTTCCAAATGGGCAGTTTTTTGTGCAGACTCCGATGCAAAATATGGGTCAATTTGTTCAAATGCCTATGGGGTTGAGTGCACcttttcttcaaaatcaagttaGGGGTCCCCAGAATCCAGCCTTTAACGGTAATCAACAGTTTGGGGTGTTGAATTTTAATGGAGTCTCAGTGCAAAGTAATCAACAGCAGAATGCAGCTAATGGTAATCAGCAGTTACAAGGCAACTCGCCTGTGCAGCCCCCTTTTGGTTCGGTTCAATCCCAGCAAACTCAGAATTTGCAGCCTCAGGTTTTTAATAACCAACAG GGCAATCCAAGAAACGATAGTGTCATTAACAATGTGGCTAACAATGGGAGAAATTCTCAAAGCAGGAACTTTGGAAGGCATCCAAGACAGGATAGATCACCAGG ATTTGGAAAGTCCCAGAACCATCACGTGCAAAATGGCAAAGGAAAATTCAAGAATGGACGTGGGGCAAAAT GTTATCAAAATGAAAGGAAATTTGGTCTTCCTGATCCTAGCAATGGAACTCAGGTGGAGAAGAAAAA ATTTCTGCCTCTAAACTATACGGAACAAGAAATCAAGCAGTGGCGTGAAGCAAGGAAAAGACATTATCCATCAAAAAGCAATATAGAGAAG AAATCTAAGAAAAAGATGGCAGAGTCGGAGCTTGCTGATACAGAGGCCAAGTTAAGGCGTCAG CAACTGAAAGAAGTTTTGGTTAAACAAGCGGAGTTGGGGTGTGAGGTAGCAGAAATACCATCACATTATCTCTCTGACTCAGAGAAACAGGTTTACGGAGCAGAGCAAAATCGTGCAGCATTTAACAAGAAGGGAAAGTTCCGAAACAGGCCCAATAGAAGAGGAAAACGTGAAAATGACAGGTTTGCCAAGAAGCAAAGACTGTCAAACACCGATTCTACCAGTACGAATGAACAAAACGTCTCTAAACAAATGCAAAGAACAAGAAACAACAATACATCAGTTGTGCAGAAGAGGGAACCGAGTCTTCTACAAAAGCTCCTAAGTGCAGATATCCGGAGAGACAGAGGCCGCCTGTTACAGGTCTTTAGGTTTATGGTAATGAACTCGTTCTTTAAATACCAGCCGGAGAAGCCCTTGATGTTTCCAACCGTAATTGTTAGAGAAACCGAAGGCGAGGGCAAACCCTTGGAGCAAAAACATTCACATGACGAAGATGACGAGGAAGAAGGCTCTGAATCTCAAGTGAATGAAATGGAAATTGTGAGGAATGCAGAATGTGAGGTTAACGAGGCTTCTGCAGAAGCTCAGGAAGAAGAGGGAGAAATCGTTGACTAG
- the LOC108209695 gene encoding uncharacterized protein LOC108209695 isoform X2 — MRPVFNPRPNKVMESNNKFQTNPTSLLPQMGLISPSNLNNNNFLNLPNNQFFPNGMLPLGQFPNGFVPQNFNMGMNQFNLPQLNGQILPQNLMNQGGGISFPNGQFFVQTPMQNMGQFVQMPMGLSAPFLQNQVRGPQNPAFNGNQQFGVLNFNGVSVQSNQQQNAANGNQQLQGNSPVQPPFGSVQSQQTQNLQPQVFNNQQGNPRNDSVINNVANNGRNSQSRNFGRHPRQDRSPGFGKSQNHHVQNGKGKFKNGRGAKSDLSCLNSTSRPIYKLQFPTLESYQNERKFGLPDPSNGTQVEKKKFLPLNYTEQEIKQWREARKRHYPSKSNIEKKSKKKMAESELADTEAKLRRQQLKEVLVKQAELGCEVAEIPSHYLSDSEKQVYGAEQNRAAFNKKGKFRNRPNRRGKRENDRFAKKQRLSNTDSTSTNEQNVSKQMQRTRNNNTSVVQKREPSLLQKLLSADIRRDRGRLLQVFRFMVMNSFFKYQPEKPLMFPTVIVRETEGEGKPLEQKHSHDEDDEEEGSESQVNEMEIVRNAECEVNEASAEAQEEEGEIVD; from the exons ATGCGCCCGGTCTTCAATCCTCGACCTAATAAG GTCATGGAATCTAATAACAAGTTTCAGACAAACCCCACTAGTTTATTGCCTCAAATGGGTTTAATCAGCCCTTCAAATTTGAACAACAATAATTTCTTGAATCTTCCTAATAATCAGTTTTTCCCGAATGGTATGTTACCTTTAGGCCAGTTTCCGAATGGGTTTGTTcctcaaaattttaacatgGGTATGAATCAGTTTAATTTGCCTCAGTTAAATGGCCAGATTTTACCCCAAAATTTGATGAACCAGGGTGGGGGTATTAGTTTTCCAAATGGGCAGTTTTTTGTGCAGACTCCGATGCAAAATATGGGTCAATTTGTTCAAATGCCTATGGGGTTGAGTGCACcttttcttcaaaatcaagttaGGGGTCCCCAGAATCCAGCCTTTAACGGTAATCAACAGTTTGGGGTGTTGAATTTTAATGGAGTCTCAGTGCAAAGTAATCAACAGCAGAATGCAGCTAATGGTAATCAGCAGTTACAAGGCAACTCGCCTGTGCAGCCCCCTTTTGGTTCGGTTCAATCCCAGCAAACTCAGAATTTGCAGCCTCAGGTTTTTAATAACCAACAG GGCAATCCAAGAAACGATAGTGTCATTAACAATGTGGCTAACAATGGGAGAAATTCTCAAAGCAGGAACTTTGGAAGGCATCCAAGACAGGATAGATCACCAGG ATTTGGAAAGTCCCAGAACCATCACGTGCAAAATGGCAAAGGAAAATTCAAGAATGGACGTGGGGCAAAAT CAGACTTGTCATGTCTTAATAGTACGTCTCGGCCAATTTACAAGTTGCAGTTCCCTACTTTAGAAA GTTATCAAAATGAAAGGAAATTTGGTCTTCCTGATCCTAGCAATGGAACTCAGGTGGAGAAGAAAAA ATTTCTGCCTCTAAACTATACGGAACAAGAAATCAAGCAGTGGCGTGAAGCAAGGAAAAGACATTATCCATCAAAAAGCAATATAGAGAAG AAATCTAAGAAAAAGATGGCAGAGTCGGAGCTTGCTGATACAGAGGCCAAGTTAAGGCGTCAG CAACTGAAAGAAGTTTTGGTTAAACAAGCGGAGTTGGGGTGTGAGGTAGCAGAAATACCATCACATTATCTCTCTGACTCAGAGAAACAGGTTTACGGAGCAGAGCAAAATCGTGCAGCATTTAACAAGAAGGGAAAGTTCCGAAACAGGCCCAATAGAAGAGGAAAACGTGAAAATGACAGGTTTGCCAAGAAGCAAAGACTGTCAAACACCGATTCTACCAGTACGAATGAACAAAACGTCTCTAAACAAATGCAAAGAACAAGAAACAACAATACATCAGTTGTGCAGAAGAGGGAACCGAGTCTTCTACAAAAGCTCCTAAGTGCAGATATCCGGAGAGACAGAGGCCGCCTGTTACAGGTCTTTAGGTTTATGGTAATGAACTCGTTCTTTAAATACCAGCCGGAGAAGCCCTTGATGTTTCCAACCGTAATTGTTAGAGAAACCGAAGGCGAGGGCAAACCCTTGGAGCAAAAACATTCACATGACGAAGATGACGAGGAAGAAGGCTCTGAATCTCAAGTGAATGAAATGGAAATTGTGAGGAATGCAGAATGTGAGGTTAACGAGGCTTCTGCAGAAGCTCAGGAAGAAGAGGGAGAAATCGTTGACTAG